Sequence from the Nitrincola iocasae genome:
TTGGGCAAGGCTATTCTGGTGGGTTGATGGCTATGTGCCAGCGCTACGGCATTAATGCTTCAGCATAATTAACAGGCCGGTGCTGCTAGTCCGAGTCGGACTTCAATTCAATAGACAATTCAAATTTGAAAAAGGAGCCTTTCATGGCTGTTTCACTTTCCAAGGGCGGTAACGTCTCTCTCAGCAAAGAGGCCCCAGGTCTCAGTAATGTCATAGTAGGTCTCGGTTGGGATCCTCGTGCAACTGATGGTAAGGAGTTTGACCTTGATGCATCAGTATTTATTTGCGGCGAAGATGGCAAGGTCCGTAGCGACGTAGACTTTATCTTCTATAACAATAAAGTTGGTGCCGATGGTGCGGTTGAACATCAGGGTGACAATAAGACAGGTGAAGGCGAGGGCGATGATGAGCAGATCAAAATCGACCTTTCCAAGGTTCAGGCTGACGTTAAAAAGTTGGCTTTCGCCGTCACGATCCATGAGGCCGATAGCCGTCAGCAAAATTTTGGCATGGTCTCCAATGCTTTCATGCGTGTCGTGAATTCTGCGGATGGTAAGGAGCTTGCACGCTATGATCTCAGCGAGGACTACTCCACCGAGACCGCGATGATCTTTGGCGAGGTCTACCGTCATGGTGACGAATGGAAGTTCAAGGCTGTGGGTCAAGGCTTCGGGGGTGGACTCGGTCCGCTTGCCAGTTCCTTCGGTGTGAATGTCGGTTGAACGAACATCAGGGGTCCGCAATGCGGGCCCTTTTTTAATCTGCGTGGAGGCAGAAGTCTGATATGACGGAACTTACAACGGGCGCCAATGCGCCTCTTCCGGAGACTGATTTTGGGGTGATGATCACGCTACCATCTGGGGCAGATATCGATGTAACTGCATTGTTAATTTATCCCGAGGGTAAAGTACGCGGTGACGGTGATATGGTTTTCTACGGCCAATTGGAAAGCCCTGGAGGTGCGGTGCGACTCACGCAGGGGGTGACACCCCGCTTCGACTTTTTTCTGAATCGTGTACCCTCAGATGTCGAGAAGATCGTTTTGACTGCAACGGCCGAAACTGGAAAAACCTTTGGACAACTCGGGGATATCACTCTCGAAGGTGGCGGTCACCGACTTGTTGTTGCAGGCCAGGGTCGCAGTGAGGCCGCCCTTATTCTTGCAGAAGTTTATAAACGAAACGGTCAGTGGAAGATCCGTAATGTTGGCCAAGGGTTCAACGGTGGTCTTGCTCAACTCGCCACTCATTTTGGTGTGGAAATTGCTGAGGAATCACCCTCTACGTCTAGCCCTCCGCAGCCAGTCCCTCAGCCCGCTAAGTCTTCAAGCGTCAACCTGTCGAAAGTCTCTTTGACCAAACAGGATAAAGCTATTTCCCTGAAGAAGGAGAGCGGCAAATTCGGTAAGATCCGAATCAACCTGAACTGGAATCAGGGAACGCCTAAGAAGAGCTTTTTCGGGATATCCAAAGGTGGAATCGATCTTGACCTGGGTGCTTTCGTTGAAATTCGTGATGGGACCCGTGGTGTGATTCAGGCTCTGGGTAACACATTCGGGAACTTTGATCGAGAACCTTTTGTGAAACTGATGGGTGACGATCGTACCGGCTCGGTGTCGGATGGTGAATGGCTTGAGATCAATGGCGATCATTGGCATGAAATTCAGCGTGTGTTGATCTATGCGTTCATTTATGAAGGTGTCGCGAACTGGCAGGAAACTGATGGCGTCGTGCGTGTCCTTGTACCGGATCAACCGGAAATCGAAATTCGTATGAATGAATACGGCTCTAAGCAAGGTACCTGTGCCGTTGTTGAATTGATCAATGAAGGCGGTGCAGTGCGTGTTGAACGAAAAGTAGAATTTTTCGCGGGACAGAAAAAAATGGATGAAGCTTACGGTTGGGGATTTCGTTGGAGTGCTGGACGAAAATAGATCAATCGGAGCCAACCGCAGTGTAGTTAGGAAGCTGCGGTTAAGTTTCTGAGGTGAGATAATCTGAGCCAATAGAGATTAGCATGACTATGCCATTACAGAGTTTCCTATAAATGTCTGAAATGTAAGTTCTTTTGCTGGGCATCGCTGTGCATTATCAATTCCCTGAGCTCCGCGTCCAGACTCATAAGCTTTCGAAGCTCGGAACGACTCAGTGTATAGAGGCGAGAGGGAGTTTGTGCCACCACTGACAGGTCTGGATTACCATCGCCTAAGAGTGCAGATTCGCCGAAGGAGTCGCCAGCGATCAGCGTACTGAGGCGATGCTCCTCGCCGCTACTGCGGTGCTCAAGACGCACGTTGCCGCGACTGACAATAAATAGCCTGTTGTTGTGAGTACCCTGGCGAATCAGGTATTCGTGTTTTTCAAGTGTGATCACCTCACACTTTTGTGCAATCAGTTGGATCAACCTTGGAGGCAGGTTTGCAAAAAGAGGCACACGGGCTAAAAGCAGCTCAGGATCATCTTTG
This genomic interval carries:
- a CDS encoding TerD family protein is translated as MAVSLSKGGNVSLSKEAPGLSNVIVGLGWDPRATDGKEFDLDASVFICGEDGKVRSDVDFIFYNNKVGADGAVEHQGDNKTGEGEGDDEQIKIDLSKVQADVKKLAFAVTIHEADSRQQNFGMVSNAFMRVVNSADGKELARYDLSEDYSTETAMIFGEVYRHGDEWKFKAVGQGFGGGLGPLASSFGVNVG
- a CDS encoding TerD family protein, which produces MTELTTGANAPLPETDFGVMITLPSGADIDVTALLIYPEGKVRGDGDMVFYGQLESPGGAVRLTQGVTPRFDFFLNRVPSDVEKIVLTATAETGKTFGQLGDITLEGGGHRLVVAGQGRSEAALILAEVYKRNGQWKIRNVGQGFNGGLAQLATHFGVEIAEESPSTSSPPQPVPQPAKSSSVNLSKVSLTKQDKAISLKKESGKFGKIRINLNWNQGTPKKSFFGISKGGIDLDLGAFVEIRDGTRGVIQALGNTFGNFDREPFVKLMGDDRTGSVSDGEWLEINGDHWHEIQRVLIYAFIYEGVANWQETDGVVRVLVPDQPEIEIRMNEYGSKQGTCAVVELINEGGAVRVERKVEFFAGQKKMDEAYGWGFRWSAGRK